The Deinococcus cellulosilyticus NBRC 106333 = KACC 11606 genome segment AATGTAGACTTCTTTGCTCAGGCCGATGTAATTGCTGTTTGCGGTGATGCTGTTCGCCACCCCGAGCAGGTCCGTGAGCCCGATGATGGCCACCAGGGAGGTGTCCTTGAACAGGCTGATGAACTGCCCCACGATGGCTGGAACCACTGCTCTGAGGGCCTGCGGAAGCACAATCAGAATCATGGTCTGGGTGCCTGTGAGGCCCATGGCACGGGCAGCTTCATCCTGGCCTTTGGGAACGGCTTGCAGGCCACCACGCAGGTATTCAGCAAGGTAAGCAGCACTGAAGATGGTGAGGGCCACCATTGCCCTGAGCACCTTGTCGATCCGCACGTCGGGCAAAAAGAGGGGCAGGAAAAGCTGTGCCATGAAGAGCACAGCGATCAGGGGCACCCCGCGCACCACTTCAATGAAGACCACACAGAACCCTGAGACGATGGGCAAACTGGATTTGCGTCCAATGGCCAGCAGGATGCCCAGAGGAAACGAGGCCACAATGGCGACCACGGCGAGCAGGAAGGTCAGGAGCAGACCTCCCCAGAGGTCGGTGGTCACTGCGCCTCCTCCGAGGTTGCCTCCGATCAGGAACAGGAAAGCCACAAAGCCAACCACCCAGGTGATGGTCCACCCCAGGGTGCTGATGGACTTGATGGCCCGGCCCACAAAGAAGGCCACGGTCAGGACGGCGAAGACGGCAGGCAGAAATTTGGCACTGGGTGCACTGAATTGCAGTGCACTGTAAGCAGCGATGATCACCAGAAAGGTCAGCCAGGTGTTGCGCAATTCTGCGGGAATCCGGGTCCGGTTGCTGTTGCCCAGATGCATTCCGGCCAGCAAGTTGAGCAGCATCACGCCAGCCCAGACGCGCCACAGGCTTTCCTGAGGGTAAGGGCCGACCATCAGCAGGCGGAAATTGGCAGGGATCACATCCCACCGGGCCTGGGTGAAGGCCCAGCTGAGGGCACCTTTCAGGAAGAAGAACAGCAGGACCAGGGTGATGATGGTCAGCAGGCTGTTCCAGACGCCATTGAACAGGTTTTCCCGCACCCATTTGAGGGGTTCGGGACGGCTGGGGGCAGGGAGGGGAAGTTCAGTTGCCTGTTTCATGCCTCACCTCGCTCCCCGGATGTTGAAGCTTCGGTTGTACAGGTTGATCAACATCGAAATGATCAGGCTGATGGTCAGGTACACCACCAGAATGATGGTCATGGCCTGCAGGTTGTTCCCGGACTGGTTGCCTGCTGTACTGGCCACATTGAACACATCCGGGTAGGCAATGGCCACGGCCAGAGAGGAGTTTTTCATCAGGTTGAGGTACTGGTTGCCGAGGGGTGGAACCAGGATGCGCAGGGCCTGCGGAACGATGATGAGTTGCAGGGTCTGGCCATAGTTCAGCCCCAGGCTTCTGGAGGCTTCCCACTGGCCTTTGTCGATGGCCTGAATCGCTCCGCGCACGATCTCACCTGTGAATGCAGAGGTGTAGAGCACCAGAGCAACCAGCAGTGCAGTGAATTCTGCACTGAGGGTGCTGCCCCCTGTGACCCTGAAGTTCCCAAGTTCCGGATGGTCTATGCCAAAAGGCTTCAGGATCAGCCAGCCCACCACAGCCAACACGAGCGGAAGAAGCACACCGACCAGATTGTTCTTGATGGCCCTCGCCAGGAAAACACTGCCTGCAACACCTGCAAGCACCAGCAGCACATAAGTCCAGCTGTTTGCAGTGGGAATCAGGCCCGGGATGGTCATGCCTGCATTGCTGAGGTAGAACCAGCCGGGAATGTTGTAGCCCTGTTTGGCTGCCGGAAGTTGCAACACCACGGCAATGTAGAAGAAAAAGATCTGC includes the following:
- a CDS encoding amino acid ABC transporter permease; the protein is MKQATELPLPAPSRPEPLKWVRENLFNGVWNSLLTIITLVLLFFFLKGALSWAFTQARWDVIPANFRLLMVGPYPQESLWRVWAGVMLLNLLAGMHLGNSNRTRIPAELRNTWLTFLVIIAAYSALQFSAPSAKFLPAVFAVLTVAFFVGRAIKSISTLGWTITWVVGFVAFLFLIGGNLGGGAVTTDLWGGLLLTFLLAVVAIVASFPLGILLAIGRKSSLPIVSGFCVVFIEVVRGVPLIAVLFMAQLFLPLFLPDVRIDKVLRAMVALTIFSAAYLAEYLRGGLQAVPKGQDEAARAMGLTGTQTMILIVLPQALRAVVPAIVGQFISLFKDTSLVAIIGLTDLLGVANSITANSNYIGLSKEVYIGITLIYLFFTIPMARASRAVEARLNESKR
- a CDS encoding amino acid ABC transporter permease produces the protein MEKIPFYRDTRYISILLQIIFLVLVIAALVILGLNMTRSLERQNLSFSFSFLTGPAGFQIAEGPAFDPSESYLKAFWVGIVNTLRVGLTGIVLATILGFVIGISRLSSNWLVNRLAFFYVEFFRNTPLLVQIFFFYIAVVLQLPAAKQGYNIPGWFYLSNAGMTIPGLIPTANSWTYVLLVLAGVAGSVFLARAIKNNLVGVLLPLVLAVVGWLILKPFGIDHPELGNFRVTGGSTLSAEFTALLVALVLYTSAFTGEIVRGAIQAIDKGQWEASRSLGLNYGQTLQLIIVPQALRILVPPLGNQYLNLMKNSSLAVAIAYPDVFNVASTAGNQSGNNLQAMTIILVVYLTISLIISMLINLYNRSFNIRGAR